One segment of Desulfosudis oleivorans Hxd3 DNA contains the following:
- a CDS encoding manganese efflux pump MntP produces MNTLTIFGIAVALAMDAFAVSIAAGVFLRSIGLRHYFRLAWHFGLFQALMPIVGWYAGLSVRGLIERYDHWIAFFLLAFVSFNMIRESFDAGENHTKADPTRGLRLVLLSIATSIDALAVGLSLSVLNVSVWMPATVIGITAAVFTVGGLMMGSRAGDIPWLRRYADRVGAGVLLFIGLRILYAHGVFY; encoded by the coding sequence ATGAACACGCTCACCATTTTCGGCATTGCCGTTGCCCTGGCCATGGACGCTTTTGCCGTCTCCATTGCGGCAGGGGTCTTTCTGCGCAGCATCGGCCTTCGTCACTACTTTCGCCTGGCCTGGCACTTCGGCCTGTTCCAGGCCCTGATGCCCATTGTCGGCTGGTATGCCGGGCTGTCGGTGCGGGGCCTGATTGAACGGTATGATCACTGGATCGCCTTTTTTCTGCTGGCCTTTGTCAGCTTCAACATGATCCGGGAATCCTTTGACGCCGGTGAGAATCACACAAAGGCCGACCCCACCCGGGGGCTTCGCCTGGTGCTGCTGTCGATTGCCACCAGCATCGACGCCCTGGCTGTGGGGTTGAGCCTTTCAGTATTGAATGTATCGGTGTGGATGCCGGCGACTGTCATCGGCATCACCGCCGCCGTGTTTACCGTTGGTGGCCTGATGATGGGAAGCCGGGCCGGTGACATTCCCTGGCTGCGCCGGTACGCCGACCGTGTGGGCGCGGGCGTACTGCTCTTTATCGGCCTGCGGATTCTTTATGCGCATGGTGTTTTTTATTAA
- a CDS encoding thioredoxin domain-containing protein produces the protein MNANTPGSNHLADEKSPYLLQHADNPVDWYPWSDAAIARARQTDRPILLSIGYATCHWCHVMAHESFSDPDTAALMNAHFVCVKVDREERPDIDRLYMTAVSAITGSGGWPLNVFLEPHALAPFFGGTYFPPRPGRTLMITWPDLLQQIADAWENPDKRSSLLASADSITTFLESALTGTRHRPAEGDAELTGIYKKALDAFTGMYDSQSGGFGPAPKFPMPAIINFLLACAATDPAADLGLDTRQREKALGMAIHTLSAMARGGIYDQLGGGFHRYSTDERWHLPHFEKMLYDNAQLLACLADAYALTENNSLLCRARQTADYILKEMTHPEGGFYSAQDADSPESAGAGKKVEGAFYVWEAREIESLLDAPAAKLFMSHFGVRPEGNVSGPHAAEFSHKNVLYGTGPVDQAAKTFGLSEQETQDLLQTARQTLLAHRKHRPAPDTDDKIITAWNGLMISGLAKLYRVTREAQYRDGAVKAARFIQTHLYDPQTHHLARIWRAGEARIDGMAEDYAFLAQGLIDLYEANADAFWLAWAIDLSEEVLASFYDSKNGGIFMTGKGHDPHLLLRMKEDTDNVMPSAGSVAARNFYRLSAYTGRNDFSDAARATINALIPLLEEHPSAAPLLLTATMKQTTRGR, from the coding sequence ATGAACGCAAACACTCCCGGGTCCAACCACCTGGCAGACGAAAAAAGTCCCTACCTGCTCCAGCACGCCGATAATCCCGTCGATTGGTACCCCTGGTCGGATGCGGCCATTGCCCGTGCCCGACAGACCGACCGGCCCATTCTGCTTTCCATCGGCTATGCCACCTGCCACTGGTGCCACGTGATGGCCCATGAATCCTTTTCCGATCCGGACACGGCCGCTCTCATGAACGCCCATTTTGTCTGCGTCAAGGTGGACCGGGAAGAGCGACCCGATATTGACCGGCTTTACATGACCGCGGTCTCAGCCATCACCGGCTCCGGCGGGTGGCCGTTAAACGTGTTTCTGGAGCCCCATGCCCTTGCCCCGTTTTTCGGGGGCACCTATTTCCCGCCCCGGCCGGGCCGGACCCTGATGATCACCTGGCCCGACCTGCTTCAGCAGATCGCCGACGCCTGGGAAAACCCGGACAAACGATCCTCCCTTTTGGCTTCTGCCGACAGCATCACCACTTTTCTTGAATCAGCGCTCACCGGCACCCGGCATCGGCCGGCCGAAGGCGATGCTGAACTGACGGGAATTTATAAAAAGGCCCTGGATGCATTTACCGGCATGTACGACTCCCAAAGCGGCGGTTTTGGTCCGGCGCCCAAGTTCCCCATGCCCGCCATTATCAATTTTCTGCTTGCCTGTGCCGCGACCGACCCGGCCGCCGATCTCGGCCTTGATACACGACAACGGGAAAAGGCTCTGGGCATGGCGATTCACACCCTTTCGGCCATGGCCAGGGGCGGTATTTACGATCAACTGGGCGGCGGCTTTCACCGCTACTCCACAGACGAGCGGTGGCACCTGCCCCATTTTGAAAAAATGCTTTACGACAACGCCCAGCTGCTGGCCTGCCTGGCAGACGCGTATGCGCTTACCGAAAACAACAGCCTGCTTTGCCGCGCCCGGCAAACGGCAGACTATATATTAAAAGAGATGACCCATCCGGAAGGCGGCTTTTATTCCGCCCAGGATGCGGACAGCCCTGAATCGGCGGGTGCCGGAAAGAAGGTTGAAGGCGCCTTTTACGTATGGGAGGCACGGGAGATCGAATCCCTGCTGGATGCCCCCGCGGCAAAACTATTCATGTCCCACTTCGGTGTGCGGCCCGAAGGCAACGTTTCCGGCCCCCATGCCGCGGAATTTTCCCACAAAAACGTGCTTTACGGGACCGGCCCGGTGGACCAGGCCGCTAAAACCTTCGGTCTTTCGGAACAGGAAACACAAGACCTTCTGCAAACAGCCCGGCAAACCCTGCTGGCCCACCGAAAGCACCGGCCAGCGCCGGATACCGACGACAAGATCATCACCGCGTGGAACGGGCTGATGATCTCCGGTCTGGCGAAGCTGTACCGGGTGACCCGGGAGGCGCAATACCGGGATGGCGCGGTCAAAGCGGCCCGGTTTATTCAAACGCACCTGTATGATCCGCAAACCCATCACCTGGCGCGCATCTGGCGTGCCGGAGAGGCCCGCATCGACGGCATGGCCGAAGATTACGCGTTTCTGGCCCAGGGGCTGATTGATCTTTATGAAGCGAATGCAGATGCTTTCTGGCTGGCATGGGCCATCGACCTTTCCGAAGAGGTGCTGGCGTCTTTTTATGATTCGAAAAACGGCGGTATCTTCATGACCGGTAAGGGCCATGATCCCCACCTGCTCCTTCGCATGAAGGAGGACACCGACAATGTGATGCCAAGCGCCGGTTCAGTGGCGGCACGAAATTTTTACCGCCTTTCCGCTTATACCGGCCGGAACGACTTTTCCGACGCGGCACGGGCCACGATAAACGCCCTTATCCCGTTGCTTGAAGAACACCCTTCGGCGGCACCCCTGCTGCTGACCGCCACCATGAAACAGACTACCAGAGGACGATGA
- a CDS encoding methyl-accepting chemotaxis protein, which produces MNPKSYFLRRYDNASFLQQQKAAALMYVALAFIVLFVLVAAVTLPMGLSHEPVASLIAYIVAIGAFAAVLFIMRAGHYYFAAHFLVLFTTLLILVYIHREPNGIDNFAGILHFTYLVIALAALFATRTVLTISTVLFIAGWLAYLFRSRPLIDEALLPYATKTSSYFLIMLVLIYLVSNAIIAIANNALKKMRQESDNNRRQKETLADILESVRQVSGELTRSASDLMETANDLRDGTASQAASVEEISSSMEEIGTTVAMNADNAQQTDRIAQKTAQRTDEGGVVFRDTMEALRQIAERIGIIDGIAYQTNLLALNAAIEAARAGEHGKGFAVVAGEVRQLAEKTRSASQEINALASESMKIADTSSELFMEIIPDAKKTAELVQEIFGASHEQNMGIQQINTSMEQLSATTEGNSAVARELGKMAQLLMDSARLLTDKVSTRALSDTSAT; this is translated from the coding sequence ATGAACCCCAAATCCTATTTTTTGCGCCGGTACGACAACGCATCCTTTCTGCAGCAACAGAAAGCCGCGGCCCTGATGTATGTGGCCCTGGCATTTATTGTGCTGTTCGTGCTCGTGGCGGCCGTTACCCTGCCCATGGGGCTCAGTCATGAACCGGTGGCCTCCCTGATCGCCTACATCGTTGCCATCGGCGCTTTTGCCGCCGTGCTGTTCATCATGCGGGCGGGCCACTATTATTTCGCAGCCCATTTTCTGGTCCTCTTCACGACCCTTCTCATTCTTGTCTATATTCACCGGGAGCCTAACGGCATCGACAATTTTGCCGGCATCCTCCATTTCACCTACCTGGTCATCGCTCTGGCGGCCCTGTTTGCCACGCGCACGGTTCTGACCATCAGCACCGTGCTTTTTATCGCCGGCTGGCTGGCCTATCTCTTCAGAAGTCGGCCCCTGATTGATGAGGCCCTGCTCCCTTACGCCACCAAGACCAGCAGCTATTTTCTGATTATGCTGGTGCTGATCTATCTTGTTTCCAATGCCATCATCGCCATTGCCAACAATGCGTTGAAAAAAATGCGGCAGGAATCGGACAATAACCGGCGGCAGAAAGAGACACTGGCCGATATTCTGGAATCGGTGCGCCAGGTATCCGGAGAACTGACACGGTCGGCGAGTGACCTGATGGAGACCGCCAATGACCTGCGGGACGGCACCGCCAGCCAGGCGGCCAGCGTGGAAGAGATATCCTCCTCCATGGAAGAGATCGGTACCACGGTGGCCATGAACGCGGACAACGCCCAGCAGACCGATCGGATCGCCCAGAAAACGGCCCAGCGCACCGATGAGGGCGGCGTGGTCTTCAGGGACACCATGGAGGCCCTGCGCCAGATCGCCGAACGAATCGGCATCATCGACGGCATCGCCTACCAGACCAACCTGCTGGCGTTAAACGCCGCCATTGAAGCGGCCCGGGCCGGTGAACACGGCAAAGGATTTGCCGTGGTGGCTGGCGAAGTGCGGCAGCTGGCGGAAAAGACCCGCTCCGCCTCCCAGGAGATCAATGCCCTGGCATCGGAAAGCATGAAGATTGCCGACACCTCAAGCGAGCTTTTCATGGAGATCATTCCGGACGCGAAGAAAACAGCGGAGCTGGTCCAGGAGATATTTGGCGCCTCCCATGAGCAGAATATGGGAATTCAGCAGATCAACACCAGCATGGAGCAGCTCAGCGCCACCACCGAGGGCAATTCCGCCGTTGCCCGGGAGCTGGGGAAAATGGCCCAGTTGCTCATGGACAGCGCCAGGCTCCTGACCGACAAGGTAAGCACCCGGGCGCTTTCGGACACCAGCGCGACATGA
- a CDS encoding alpha/beta fold hydrolase encodes MAAATPEQKNVSIGDTSIDYLHYPGNGPTLIFLHATGFMPGIWHPIAREFAGTCSVMAPYFCDHRAAEPEDGGLSWLQLAEDISLFCKTLGIASPFMVGHSMGGAVITLAAGKFGVRPKKMVLIEPIFLPSQLYNLKIRVEDHPLAGKSIRRKNGWADLDEAKDYLRSKPLFARWDDEMLEMYLNYGFVPSQDEGVALACHPRREASLFMGSMAYDPWPLMSGIDCPVLVLEGETSENRPFIDLQKAAGLFPNGQYRLVENAGHLIPMEKPADTTALIQGFFGFR; translated from the coding sequence ATGGCTGCCGCAACACCCGAACAGAAAAACGTTTCCATCGGTGACACATCCATTGACTATCTTCACTACCCGGGCAACGGGCCGACCCTTATTTTTCTTCACGCCACAGGCTTTATGCCCGGTATCTGGCACCCCATTGCCCGTGAATTTGCCGGCACCTGCAGCGTGATGGCCCCCTATTTTTGTGACCACCGGGCCGCTGAGCCGGAAGATGGGGGCTTAAGCTGGCTCCAGCTGGCAGAAGACATTTCCCTGTTCTGCAAAACCCTGGGCATTGCGTCCCCCTTTATGGTGGGCCACTCCATGGGCGGAGCCGTGATCACCCTGGCTGCCGGGAAATTCGGTGTTCGACCCAAAAAAATGGTGCTCATTGAACCGATCTTTCTGCCCTCCCAGCTCTACAACCTGAAAATCCGGGTGGAAGACCACCCTCTTGCCGGCAAATCGATCCGGCGGAAAAACGGGTGGGCCGACCTTGACGAGGCCAAGGACTATCTTCGTTCCAAGCCGCTCTTTGCCCGGTGGGACGATGAGATGCTGGAGATGTATCTGAACTACGGGTTTGTGCCGTCACAGGACGAGGGGGTCGCCCTTGCCTGCCATCCCCGGCGGGAGGCCTCCCTGTTCATGGGGTCCATGGCTTATGATCCATGGCCATTGATGTCCGGCATCGACTGCCCGGTGCTGGTGCTGGAGGGAGAAACATCGGAGAACCGGCCCTTTATCGACCTGCAGAAGGCGGCCGGCCTTTTCCCCAACGGACAGTACCGTCTTGTTGAAAATGCCGGGCACCTGATTCCCATGGAAAAACCGGCCGACACCACTGCCCTGATTCAGGGGTTCTTTGGTTTCCGGTGA
- a CDS encoding DUF3786 domain-containing protein: MPLSVLDLYKDVLPKTNCGNCGFPTCMAFAGMVVSEKHPIGNCPHLLPETVSACEKELQTQYDAGKWLKKNPARDALQWARERSASMAIEDLQERIGGTLVRHGSQTALALPYFAGTILILPDRIIQQDGEELNMWEQVFIYNHLAQNGSALPSGHWKGFGEFPNTISKIKNMKAQVETPLADTFKGRVDMLLVAARILGGRDMTAETGSADAAILFAPLPRVPVMLMFWDAEEAEGFAAEARLLFDKTVTEHLDIESILFLSERLCQLLCGTNDS; encoded by the coding sequence ATGCCGCTTTCCGTTTTAGACCTGTATAAAGATGTGCTGCCAAAGACCAACTGCGGGAACTGCGGGTTTCCCACCTGCATGGCCTTTGCCGGCATGGTGGTGTCGGAAAAACATCCCATCGGCAACTGTCCCCATCTTTTGCCTGAAACCGTGTCTGCCTGCGAAAAAGAACTCCAGACCCAGTATGACGCGGGCAAGTGGCTGAAAAAGAACCCGGCCAGAGACGCCCTTCAGTGGGCCAGGGAGCGCTCCGCCTCTATGGCGATTGAGGACCTGCAGGAACGGATCGGCGGCACCCTGGTGCGGCACGGCAGCCAGACCGCCCTGGCCCTGCCCTATTTTGCCGGCACCATTTTAATTCTGCCGGACCGCATCATCCAACAGGACGGCGAAGAGCTGAATATGTGGGAACAGGTTTTTATTTACAACCACCTGGCCCAGAACGGATCGGCTTTACCATCGGGCCACTGGAAGGGGTTTGGCGAGTTTCCCAACACCATCTCAAAAATCAAAAACATGAAGGCCCAGGTGGAGACGCCCCTGGCCGATACCTTCAAGGGCCGGGTGGACATGCTGCTTGTCGCGGCCCGGATACTGGGCGGAAGGGACATGACCGCCGAGACCGGTTCCGCGGACGCGGCCATTCTTTTTGCTCCCCTGCCCAGGGTGCCGGTAATGCTGATGTTCTGGGACGCGGAAGAAGCAGAGGGGTTTGCAGCAGAGGCCAGGCTGCTGTTCGACAAAACCGTGACCGAACACCTGGACATTGAATCCATACTTTTTTTAAGTGAACGGCTGTGTCAGCTCTTATGCGGCACAAACGACTCGTAA
- a CDS encoding ferritin-like domain-containing protein — MEFDDFTDIIRFAMDNELEAQTFYEEASARLENPALKQMFTELAGEEKRHRDLLRALYTSNRFGDFFHEDRDFQVAETVEMPALSTDMKPADAFALAMKKEEAAMKEYTALGDACRDEKQKRLFLDLAAMERSHKLKMEKAFTDIGFPEVW; from the coding sequence ATGGAATTTGACGACTTCACAGATATTATCCGATTTGCCATGGACAACGAGCTGGAAGCCCAGACCTTTTACGAAGAGGCCTCGGCCCGGCTGGAGAACCCGGCTCTCAAGCAGATGTTTACCGAACTGGCCGGAGAAGAAAAACGCCACCGGGACCTGCTCCGGGCCCTTTACACCAGCAACCGGTTTGGGGACTTTTTCCATGAAGACCGGGATTTTCAGGTGGCTGAAACCGTTGAGATGCCGGCCCTTTCCACGGATATGAAGCCTGCCGACGCCTTTGCCCTGGCCATGAAAAAGGAAGAAGCCGCCATGAAGGAGTACACGGCCCTGGGCGATGCGTGCAGGGATGAAAAGCAGAAAAGGCTTTTTCTTGACCTGGCCGCCATGGAAAGAAGCCACAAGCTGAAAATGGAAAAGGCCTTTACCGATATCGGTTTTCCGGAAGTCTGGTAA
- the fdhD gene encoding formate dehydrogenase accessory sulfurtransferase FdhD has product MDRHILQSMVEVRDGTLIREQVGLIVEEPLSIRIEGASYAVVMRTPGEEKEHVAGFCLAEGLVEGPGDIVTIGFCTEAGTNVATVTLTDTRRQQVAELLERKGFVSQTSCGICGKAVVDDIRQVVVPIAVTARFPAARLMALVDDLPRRQSLNRETRGAHAAMILDAREALLSLAEDVGRHNALDKAIGRVMMEGRLSDAALGIVSSRLSYEMVQKAARAGLQVLVGLSRPTALAVDLARSVGITLVCVQSGRLMVFGEASRVFI; this is encoded by the coding sequence TTGGATAGACATATCTTACAGTCGATGGTGGAAGTCAGGGATGGCACGCTGATCCGGGAGCAGGTGGGCCTGATTGTTGAAGAGCCCCTTTCCATAAGGATCGAAGGGGCTTCTTACGCTGTGGTGATGCGGACTCCGGGAGAAGAAAAGGAACACGTGGCCGGTTTCTGCCTGGCCGAAGGGCTGGTGGAGGGGCCCGGTGATATTGTCACCATCGGTTTCTGCACCGAAGCCGGCACCAACGTGGCCACGGTCACCCTTACCGATACCCGCCGGCAACAGGTGGCCGAACTGCTGGAACGAAAAGGGTTTGTCAGCCAGACCAGTTGCGGTATCTGCGGCAAGGCGGTGGTGGATGACATTCGTCAGGTGGTGGTGCCGATTGCCGTCACCGCCCGGTTTCCCGCGGCCCGCCTGATGGCCCTGGTGGATGACCTTCCCCGAAGACAGTCCCTCAACCGTGAAACCCGGGGGGCTCACGCGGCCATGATCCTTGACGCTCGGGAGGCCCTGCTTTCCCTGGCAGAGGACGTGGGCCGCCACAACGCCCTGGACAAGGCCATCGGCCGGGTGATGATGGAAGGCCGCCTCTCTGACGCGGCGCTGGGCATTGTCTCTTCCCGCCTCAGCTACGAGATGGTGCAGAAGGCGGCACGGGCCGGCCTTCAGGTGCTGGTGGGGCTTTCCCGGCCCACGGCCCTGGCCGTGGACCTGGCACGGTCGGTGGGCATCACCCTGGTTTGCGTGCAAAGCGGCCGGCTGATGGTGTTCGGTGAGGCATCCCGCGTCTTTATTTGA
- a CDS encoding type I restriction enzyme HsdR N-terminal domain-containing protein: MGKSHLILGTATDFITGQTVADTHDEQVRQKIAKLLVGKKGYAKTDITTRVPLSVTVDNDTGVVTLDFVIVLKDKAVMIVQFGPGDIVSRQRPLLAAARLLAPHVIPFAVISNGEDTHVMDVATGRVIGEGLDAIFSRDTLKEKIKVLPLLSLPEKKREGEQRILFCMEVLTERECATYVCKGC; this comes from the coding sequence ATGGGCAAAAGCCACCTCATCCTGGGAACAGCCACCGATTTTATTACCGGGCAGACGGTTGCGGATACCCATGACGAACAGGTTCGACAAAAAATCGCAAAACTGCTGGTGGGGAAAAAGGGGTATGCAAAAACCGACATCACCACCCGGGTGCCCCTGTCCGTGACCGTGGACAACGACACCGGCGTGGTGACCCTTGATTTTGTCATTGTTCTGAAGGACAAGGCCGTTATGATCGTTCAGTTCGGGCCGGGTGATATCGTGTCCCGCCAGCGGCCCCTTCTTGCGGCGGCACGGCTGCTGGCGCCCCACGTGATTCCTTTTGCGGTGATCTCCAACGGCGAGGATACCCATGTCATGGACGTGGCAACAGGCAGGGTGATCGGCGAGGGGCTGGACGCGATTTTTTCTCGCGACACCCTGAAAGAAAAAATAAAAGTCCTGCCCCTCCTGTCCCTGCCGGAGAAAAAGCGGGAGGGGGAGCAGCGAATTCTTTTCTGCATGGAAGTGCTCACCGAACGGGAGTGCGCCACTTATGTATGCAAGGGGTGCTGA
- a CDS encoding pyridoxamine 5'-phosphate oxidase family protein, giving the protein MDLKDYFESTKGTGVLATADKAGRANAAIYSRPHFFEDGTIGFIMLQRLTHANLQENPHACYLFAESGSKSAGRRLYLTKVAEEKETERLYQLKRRKTSPESEAEKGPKYLAIFTLDKVLPLIGDTE; this is encoded by the coding sequence ATGGATCTTAAAGACTATTTTGAAAGCACAAAGGGAACCGGCGTGCTGGCCACGGCGGACAAGGCGGGCCGCGCCAACGCGGCGATCTATTCCCGGCCCCATTTTTTTGAAGACGGCACCATCGGCTTTATCATGCTTCAGCGCCTCACCCACGCCAACCTTCAGGAAAACCCCCATGCCTGCTACCTTTTTGCCGAGTCGGGCTCAAAGAGTGCCGGCCGGCGGCTCTACCTGACCAAGGTGGCTGAAGAAAAAGAGACCGAGCGGCTTTATCAGTTGAAACGCAGGAAGACATCGCCGGAAAGCGAGGCGGAAAAGGGGCCCAAGTACCTGGCCATTTTTACACTGGACAAGGTACTTCCCCTGATCGGGGATACGGAATAA
- a CDS encoding methyltransferase domain-containing protein produces the protein MKSITPDALASIEFEMAWNHGNVSHTDTYLARKVNFWRDFFPNGFCEAMTGRQPGDIVDLEISSDLLVPRHDPGLVKTVVLNQFNGNRDNGHDIVPAYGRFYPKGRLTGMPGIFKDNVAPFRFLETEGTRFYADLNHPLAGKPVQMKARVAKVFDKIAERGGSSVAWLETVTDGPGIQARANGRATDFFAAHPFARSDARPDSVFYEKSRMVNHIDSRARAGITDLYRRLVPENTRVLDLMSSMNSHLPEDRSFAKVTGLGMNAEELAANQRLTGSVVHDLNTTPVLPFDDKSFDAVVCTASIEYLTNPFAVFDEVARVLTQGGVFAVTFSNRWFPPKVTRIWEEIHEFERMGLVSEYFLVPETYDNISTFSMRGLARPADDKYYPDFPESDPVYAVWGYKK, from the coding sequence ATGAAGTCGATTACGCCTGATGCCCTGGCATCCATCGAATTTGAAATGGCGTGGAATCACGGGAATGTTTCCCACACAGACACCTACCTGGCCAGAAAGGTAAACTTCTGGCGCGACTTTTTCCCCAACGGGTTTTGCGAGGCCATGACCGGCAGGCAACCGGGTGATATCGTCGATCTTGAGATATCGTCCGACCTTTTGGTGCCACGTCATGATCCCGGCCTGGTGAAGACCGTCGTCCTGAATCAATTTAACGGGAACCGCGACAACGGCCATGATATTGTGCCGGCTTACGGCCGTTTCTATCCCAAGGGACGGCTTACCGGCATGCCGGGCATATTCAAAGACAATGTGGCGCCCTTTCGCTTCCTGGAAACAGAGGGCACCCGCTTTTATGCCGACCTCAACCACCCCCTGGCGGGAAAGCCCGTACAAATGAAAGCCCGGGTGGCAAAAGTGTTTGATAAAATCGCCGAACGGGGCGGATCTTCCGTGGCATGGCTTGAGACGGTCACCGACGGTCCCGGCATTCAGGCAAGGGCCAATGGCCGGGCCACTGACTTTTTTGCCGCCCATCCGTTTGCGCGGAGCGACGCCCGGCCGGATTCTGTTTTCTATGAAAAGTCCCGCATGGTCAACCACATCGACAGCCGGGCACGGGCCGGGATCACCGACCTGTATCGCCGCCTGGTGCCGGAAAACACGCGGGTTCTGGATCTGATGAGCAGCATGAACTCCCATCTTCCAGAGGACCGGTCTTTTGCGAAAGTCACGGGGCTGGGCATGAACGCCGAAGAGCTGGCCGCCAACCAGCGACTCACCGGTTCCGTGGTCCATGACCTCAACACAACACCGGTATTGCCGTTTGATGACAAAAGCTTTGACGCGGTGGTATGCACCGCATCCATTGAGTATCTCACCAACCCGTTTGCCGTGTTTGACGAGGTGGCCCGGGTGCTGACCCAAGGCGGCGTGTTTGCGGTGACCTTTTCCAACCGCTGGTTTCCCCCCAAGGTCACACGGATATGGGAAGAGATTCATGAGTTTGAACGCATGGGCCTGGTTTCGGAATACTTTCTTGTTCCCGAAACATATGATAACATCAGCACTTTCTCCATGCGGGGGCTGGCACGTCCGGCGGATGACAAGTATTATCCGGACTTTCCGGAGTCCGACCCGGTGTACGCCGTGTGGGGATATAAAAAATAA
- the msrB gene encoding peptide-methionine (R)-S-oxide reductase MsrB, whose product MAIMMSMAGAFSQADGGPADGSEKVKTATFAGGCFWCMEPPFEKLEGVKNVVSGYTGGQTANPTYKEVTSGKTGHLEAIQVIYDPEKISYQELLDVFWRQIDPTDTGGSFVDRGSQYRSAIFYHDEAQQAVALASKEALAASGRFAAPIATGVLPFTAFYPAEEYHQDFYRTNPSHYKRYRAGSGRDRYIQTIWEIPPLEASRQWSPGTYTRPSDAELKQRLTGLQYDVTRKDRTEPPFKNEYWDNKRAGLYVDVVSGEPLFLSADKFDSGTGWPSFTRPVAEDAVVYKRDRSLLMTRTEVRSRHADSHLGHVFDDGPPPSGKRYCINSAALRFIPVDELAAQGYGEYVKRLE is encoded by the coding sequence ATGGCAATAATGATGAGCATGGCAGGCGCTTTTTCTCAGGCTGACGGCGGTCCGGCGGACGGGAGTGAAAAGGTGAAAACCGCCACCTTTGCCGGCGGCTGTTTCTGGTGCATGGAACCCCCTTTTGAAAAACTGGAAGGCGTAAAGAATGTGGTGTCGGGTTACACCGGCGGACAGACGGCCAACCCCACGTATAAAGAGGTGACCTCTGGAAAGACCGGGCATCTGGAGGCGATCCAGGTGATCTACGATCCGGAAAAAATATCCTACCAGGAACTGCTGGATGTGTTCTGGCGTCAGATTGATCCCACCGACACCGGCGGATCGTTTGTGGACAGGGGTTCCCAGTACCGGTCGGCCATTTTTTATCATGACGAGGCCCAGCAGGCCGTGGCCCTGGCATCAAAGGAGGCGCTGGCCGCCTCGGGCCGTTTTGCCGCCCCCATTGCCACCGGGGTTCTGCCGTTTACCGCTTTTTATCCGGCGGAAGAGTATCACCAGGATTTTTATCGCACCAACCCGTCCCACTACAAACGGTATCGCGCCGGTTCCGGCCGGGACCGTTATATTCAGACCATCTGGGAAATACCCCCCCTGGAAGCGTCCCGGCAGTGGAGTCCGGGCACCTATACACGGCCTTCTGATGCCGAACTGAAACAACGGCTAACCGGGCTTCAATACGATGTGACCCGGAAAGACAGGACCGAACCCCCTTTCAAAAATGAATACTGGGACAACAAACGGGCCGGTCTTTACGTGGATGTGGTGTCCGGTGAACCTCTGTTCCTGTCTGCGGACAAGTTTGACTCCGGCACCGGGTGGCCCAGCTTTACCCGGCCCGTGGCTGAAGATGCCGTGGTCTACAAGAGGGATCGCAGCCTGCTGATGACACGTACCGAGGTGAGAAGCCGTCATGCCGACTCTCACCTGGGCCATGTGTTTGACGACGGCCCGCCGCCTTCAGGAAAGCGCTACTGCATCAACTCCGCGGCCCTGCGGTTTATACCGGTTGATGAGCTGGCGGCCCAGGGGTATGGTGAATATGTAAAGCGATTGGAGTAA